From a region of the Megalops cyprinoides isolate fMegCyp1 chromosome 13, fMegCyp1.pri, whole genome shotgun sequence genome:
- the bdnf gene encoding brain-derived neurotrophic factor isoform X1, whose translation MFHQVRRVMTILFLTMVISYFSCMKAAPMRDAAGMRGHRAEGYLGATAPQSHGTLESGGGAQRRGLPSLTDTFEQVIEELLEVEGEAQLASNGPGDKSQGDVVTESKDVDLYASRVMISNQVPLEPPLLFLLEEYKNYLDAANMSMRVRRHSDPSRRGELSVCDSISQWVTAVDKKTAIDMSGQTVTVLEKVPVPNGQLKQYFYETKCNPMGYTKDGCRGIDKRHYNSQCRTTQSYVRALTMDSKKKIGWRFIRIDTSCVCTLTIKRGR comes from the coding sequence TTCCACCAGGTGAGAAGAGTGATGACCATCCTGTTCCTTACTATGGTAATTTCGTACTTCAGTTGCATGAAAGCCGCCCCCATGAGAGACGCCGCCGGGATGCGGGGGCACAGAGCAGAGGGCTACCTGGGAGCAACAGCACCACAAAGCCACGGGACTCTAGAGAGTGGCGGCGGGGCCCAGCGCAGAGGGTTGCCGTCGCTGACGGACACATTTGAGCAGGTGAtcgaggagctgctggaggtggagggCGAGGCACAGCTGGCCAGCAACGGGCCCGGAGACAAGAGCCAAGGTGATGTTGTCACGGAGTCCAAAGATGTCGACTTGTACGCATCACGGGTGATGATCAGCAACCAAGTGCCTTTGGAGCCGCCACTGCTCTTTCTCTTGGAGGAATACAAAAACTACCTAGATGCAGCCAACATGTCCATGAGGGTTCGGCGACACTCTGACCCGTCACGGCGTGGAGAGctgagcgtgtgtgacagtatTAGCCAGTGGGTGACGGCCGTGGATAAAAAGACGGCAATAGACATGTCTGGGCAGACAGTCACCGTTCTGGAGAAAGTCCCGGTGCCCAATGGCCAACTGAAGCAATACTTTTACGAGACCAAATGCAACCCCATGGGATACACAAAGGACGGCTGCCGGGGAATAGACAAGCGGCACTACAACTCGCAATGTCGGACAACCCAGTCTTACGTGCGGGCGCTCACCATGGATAGCAAAAAGAAAATTGGTTGGCGATTCATAAGGATAGACACTTCCTGTGTATGCACATTGACCATTAAGAGGGGAAGATAG
- the bdnf gene encoding brain-derived neurotrophic factor isoform X3, giving the protein MTILFLTMVISYFSCMKAAPMRDAAGMRGHRAEGYLGATAPQSHGTLESGGGAQRRGLPSLTDTFEQVIEELLEVEGEAQLASNGPGDKSQGDVVTESKDVDLYASRVMISNQVPLEPPLLFLLEEYKNYLDAANMSMRVRRHSDPSRRGELSVCDSISQWVTAVDKKTAIDMSGQTVTVLEKVPVPNGQLKQYFYETKCNPMGYTKDGCRGIDKRHYNSQCRTTQSYVRALTMDSKKKIGWRFIRIDTSCVCTLTIKRGR; this is encoded by the coding sequence ATGACCATCCTGTTCCTTACTATGGTAATTTCGTACTTCAGTTGCATGAAAGCCGCCCCCATGAGAGACGCCGCCGGGATGCGGGGGCACAGAGCAGAGGGCTACCTGGGAGCAACAGCACCACAAAGCCACGGGACTCTAGAGAGTGGCGGCGGGGCCCAGCGCAGAGGGTTGCCGTCGCTGACGGACACATTTGAGCAGGTGAtcgaggagctgctggaggtggagggCGAGGCACAGCTGGCCAGCAACGGGCCCGGAGACAAGAGCCAAGGTGATGTTGTCACGGAGTCCAAAGATGTCGACTTGTACGCATCACGGGTGATGATCAGCAACCAAGTGCCTTTGGAGCCGCCACTGCTCTTTCTCTTGGAGGAATACAAAAACTACCTAGATGCAGCCAACATGTCCATGAGGGTTCGGCGACACTCTGACCCGTCACGGCGTGGAGAGctgagcgtgtgtgacagtatTAGCCAGTGGGTGACGGCCGTGGATAAAAAGACGGCAATAGACATGTCTGGGCAGACAGTCACCGTTCTGGAGAAAGTCCCGGTGCCCAATGGCCAACTGAAGCAATACTTTTACGAGACCAAATGCAACCCCATGGGATACACAAAGGACGGCTGCCGGGGAATAGACAAGCGGCACTACAACTCGCAATGTCGGACAACCCAGTCTTACGTGCGGGCGCTCACCATGGATAGCAAAAAGAAAATTGGTTGGCGATTCATAAGGATAGACACTTCCTGTGTATGCACATTGACCATTAAGAGGGGAAGATAG